The region GCGGTACAGACTCGATGGCAGCCAGCACGCGCTCATCACGGATGCCTTTTTCGCGAAGCAGTTTTACCAGAGCCCGGCGCATGCCTTTGTGCCTGTACGAGTCGGTTTGCATGTTTTAGTAGTCTAGTGTTCTTTAATGTAGCTTTACTGCCCCCGGTAGAGGCTTGTTTGCGAAAATAAGCATCTAAGGCCAATAAAGCTCGCTTAAAGGCCCTTTTCCTTTTTTTATTTTGAAATGCCGCGGCACCACGGCTTAATCGTATTACTTTTGGTAAACATTTTTTGCGGCAGCCGGATTTATACTTACGGCAACCAAACGAACTTCAAATTCTACGCTATGTTTACCGGAATAATAGAGGCCCTGGGCCGCGTAACTGCCATAGAGGACGAGCAAACCAACAAACACTTCACACTCACGTCACCTTTCATCAACGAGTTGAAGATAGACCAAAGCGTGGCGCACAACGGCGTGTGCCTGACGGTGGTACGCATAAACGGGGAGGAGTACACAGTGACGGCTATTGACGAGACGCTGCGCAAAACGAACCTGCACAGCCTGAAAGTGGGCGATCCGGTGAACCTGGAGCGCTGCATGCAGGCCAACGGCCGTTTCGACGGGCATGTGGTGCAGGGGCACGTGGACCAGACCGGGGTTTGCGAGGAAGTAAAGGACGAGAACGGCAGCTGGGTCTTTACCTTCAGCTACGATACCAGCCAGGGCAATGTGACTGTGGAGAAAGGCTCCATCTGCGTAAACGGCATCAGCCTGACGGTGGTAAACTCGCGGGAGGACCGGTTTTCAGTGGCCATCATTCCGTATACTTTTGAGCACACCAACCTGCACACGGTAAAGCCCGGCGACACTGTTAACCTGGAGTTCGACATCATCGGAAAGTATGTGGCCAGGCTGCTGGGGAAAAGTTAGTTATTAGTTGCTGGATATTAGTTGTTAGATATTATTTATTAGTTGATAGAATTCAATTTCTCAAACTCCTACTTCTCTAACTCTCTAACTTTTTAACTTTCAAAATTTCCGCTCCTGGTTCGCCATACTTCGGTCGATGCTGAGCTTGCCGGCGCCCCCAACTGCCAGGGCCCATGCCATACCGATGACCAGTAAGTGGTATTCATAGCCTTCGCCCGGCTGGTTACCGCCCCAGTTCATAAAGAACCCGTAGGGAAGGTGTAGGGCAAGTATGATTCCGACAAAAAGGCCGATAAAAGCCAGACCCCACAGGCGCACCCAAAAGCCCAGGATCAGGCAGATAGCGCCTACAAACTCGATGATGATCACCAGCCAGCCCAGCCAACCGGGCATCCCGGAGACTTTTTCGAAGGACGCCATAAAAGCGGCAGGCCCATACCCGCCAAACCAGCCAAACAGCTTCTGAGCCCCGTGCGGCCACATCACAAGCCCTAACATTACCCGCACAATCGTCAGGCCCCAGGTGTCGTGCGTTGCCAGTATTCTGTCTTTGAAAAAAGCCATACCTATACCAATGGTTATAATCCATAGGCTTACGGAATTTATACATTTTGGATAAGAGAAGCCGACACCTTGCTTTCCTGCTTCGGCTAATAGCACTTTGGCAGCTTAAAGCAGACCGAAGCGGAGCCCAAAGAACAAGGTGCGCGGCCGTGCCGGGCCATACACATAGTTGCTATCGCGGTAAGGCCCGGTGTCAAAATCCTTCTGGTAGGCATTTAGGATATTTTGCACGCCGGCATGTAACTGCAGGTCCTGTTTTATACTTTTAATTGTGAAGCGATAAGCCAGTTTCAGGTTGTTTTCTACGAACGTGGGCGAAGTATGCAGCTTGTCTTCCACCACTCCGGGGGCTCCAGCAAAGTGCGGCACCAGCATCGGGCCCGTCAGTACACCCGAGAAAGTGGCGTTGAAGCGGCTTTGCGGCAGAAGCGTGAGCACATAATAGCCATACAAGTCTGGCGTGCGGGTGTATTTTCGCGTTCCGGCTATCTCCGACGACCAGGCAACCGGCGCATCGTACCGGGAGCGTTGTACCGTCAGGCCCGTCTCCACCTGGAACCGCTGGTCATAGTTCAGGCGGCCCTCCAGCGTCATCCCTTTTACGGTGGAGGGGCTACCGTTCGTGCGCAGCAGCTGCTGATTACCCTGTTCATCCATACCTATCTCCTCCAGCACGAAGGCATGGTAGAGGCGGGTGTAGAACGCATCTACCGTGAAGCCATAGATCATGCGCTCGCTGGGTTTATTGAAATCCAATGAAGCGTTTAAGGCATCGGAGGTTTCCTCCCTCAGCTCCGGGTCAAGCTGAATAAGGGAGATGCCTCCGCCGGCGAAGGCTATGTGCAGGTCGGTTTCAAATGCCTGCGGTGCCCTGAAGCCACGCGCATAGGAGCCGCGCAGCTGGGTGGTGGTGCCAAGCTTGTAAAGCATGTTTAGCCGCGGCGTCAGCATCAGCTTTTCCACCTTATCGTGCTTGCTGGCCCGCACGCCGGCAAGGATGGTAAAGGTAGGGGATACATTCCAGTCGCTTTGCAGGAATAGGCCGGCCAGGTTGTTTTTCTGGTCTATCAGGTAGTTATAGGCGGCTATTTCATCAAATGTATTGTCATACAAGTGCTCCGCGCCCATGGTAAAGGTATTGCTGCCGCCCAGGAAATTGCTTACGTTGTGGTTGTACTGAAAGCCACCCTGTAGGGTATGGCTCCTGGTCCGGCCCCATCCATCCGACTGGTTTATACCTGTATAGTGCGTCCGTTTGGTGTTTTGGCCTGATCCGTAGAGGCTGAACGATGAGTTGCTGTTTTCGAGCTGATGGTCCCAGTTAAAGCTGCCTACCAGAATGTTGTGCAGCCGGTACTCTGACTGGTCGGCGCGGTCGGCAGGTAGATCCAGCTTATTGCCGCCTTTGCGCTCCTCGTAAATGCTTCAGCCATTCACCTCTACTTTATCGCGATCGGTCGGCTTAAAAAAGGTGTTGAAGCCAAAGGAGTTGTTGTGGAGCTGCGTGAGCTCTGAAAAGCCGTCACCGTTGGCGTCAAAGGCTTCCCTGTTGCGGTGCGAGGCGAAGAAGGAGAAACCGGCATGCTGTTCCTCGTTCACCGTGTTCACATTCGCGTTCAGGATATGGTCCCAGGCAGCACCATCTATCACAGCGGAGTTGGTAGAGAGGGTGTAAGTGCTTTCCGTCGGCTCTTTGGTAATGATGTTCACCGTGCCGGCAATGGCGCTTGAGCCGTAGAGCACAGAGCCGCCGCCGCGGACTACCTCCACGCGCTCCACCATATTGGCTGGAAGCTGCTCCAGCCCATAGAGGCTCATGAGCGAAATAAAGATAGGACGGCTGTTCACGAGCACCTGCGAGTAGGAGCCACCCAGCCCGTTTATGCGCAGCTGCGTGTAATTGCAGGTCTGGCAGTCGGTTTCCATGCGCAGGCCCGGCTGAAAGCAAAGCCCTTCGCTCAGCGTGTTGGACTGTGTAAAGCCGAAGGTGCGGCTGTCGAGTACATTTACGGCTACGGGGCTTTCCAGCCTGCGTCGCTCGGTGCGGGTGCCGGTTACCACCACCTCATGTAGTGTGGCATGGCTCTCCTGAAGTATAAAGTCCATCGTGACCAGCGTGTCTGCCGCTACCTGCACCGTTTGCTGCGCCCGTTTGTAGCCAATGGCTTTTACCTGTACTTCATACTTGCCTGCCGGAAGATCCCCGAGGGCATAGTTTCCCCCCAGGTCAGTAGTAGTGCCCCACGGCGTCCCCTCTAGCAGAACAGTGGCGAAAGGGACAGGTTTGCCTGTTTCAGACATTACCAGCCCCAGGATGCTGGCCTCCTGCGCTGAGGCGGTTATAGTGACAAAGGAAAAAAGGAGTAAAAGTGAGTTTCTCATAGTTTTAGGATTTTCATGTTTATCTATTAGAAACGCAAAAGTATAAATTTAGATTAATCTAAACACTGATTTCATATAGTTTAATATCCTTTGCATAAGTCGTTAGGGGGCGGTTAGTCTAGGCACAATAAAAAAGCCCTGGCAGTTTTACCTGCAGGGCTGACAGACCTCTTGTTCTTTTTGGGTTATTTATACTTCTCCCGAAGCAGCTTCGCCACCTTTTCCATGCCAGTGCTGGCTTTTTCTTCGTAGCGGTGCAAATTTGGCCGCACTCGTATACTTGGAAGGTTGGGGTCTACCACAAAAATCGGTACCTCATGGTCTACATAATCCACCAGGCCAGCGGCGGGATATACTACCAGCGAGGTGCCCACCACCAAAAAGATATCTGCCTGTAGTGTTTCCGCAATGGCAACCTCCATCATGGGTACGGCTTCTCCAAACCATACGATGTTGGGGCGCAGCTGCGATCCGCGCTCACATTTATCCCCTTTCTTCAGCTCCCAACCCTCAATGGGGTACACCAGACTAGGGTCCAGGGTGCTCCGGCTCTCGAACAGCTTGCCGTGCAGGTGGATGACGTTAGTGGAGCCGGCACGCTCGTGCAGGTCGTCCACATTCTGGGTGATGATCCGCACGTCAAAGTCCTTCTCCAGATCGGCCAGAGCCTCGTGGGCAGCGTTCGGCTTTACGGTATGGGCGTTTTTGCGGCGCTGGTTATAGAAATCGAGCACCAGCTCCGGGTTCTTTTGCCATCCCTGCGGAGAGGCAACCTCCATCACGTCATGGCCTTCCCACAGCCCGTTTGCATCCCGGAAAGTGGCGATGCCGCTTTCGGCACTTATGCCGGCACCTGTCAGCACCACCAGCTTTTTCTTCTGAGCATCCATTTATACTTTGTTATAGTGATCTTCTTTATATGCTTTACTAGCCTTAAAGTTACAGTTTCAGCACTTGCTTACAACCTAAGCCGGTCTGCACTCTTATACTTTGTAAAACATCAGGATTATGCAAGCCATTATCTTTTGCGGCATACAAGCCAGCGGCAAGTCAACTTTTTACAGGGAACGCTTCTTTAACAGCCATGTGCGCATCAGCCTGGATTTGCTCCGCACCCGCCACCGTGAACTGCTTTTCCTGGAGACTTGCCTGAAGAGCCAGACGCGCTATGTGGTGGATAATACCAACCCCACCAGAGCAGAACGTGCAAAGTATATAGGTATGGCAAAAGCTGCCAAGTATGAGGTGGTGGGTTACTACTTTGAGACCAGTTCTGAGGAGGCGGTGAGGCGGAACAGCCAGCGGGCAGGGAGGTTCTTGATACCTGTTAAAGGAATTTACGGCACCCGTAAACGGCTGGAAGTGCCGGGTTTGAGCGAAGGCTATGACAAGCTCTATCTGGTGCGGCTAAGGCCTTGGGGGGAGTATGAAGTGCGGCAGGTAGCGGAGTAGGAAAGAGGTAACTGCTTGTTAAATAAAATCATGTGAGGAAGGGGTGGAAATCATTAAGGGTGCTATCTTGGCTAAATTTTAGTAATATGATCAAAAGCAGCAAGCGCCTCCACCATGTATCGTATGCCCTGCGAGGGCCTCTGTATGAGCGGGCAAACGAACTTGAACTGGCGGGGCAGCGCATTACAAAACTTAACATCGGTAATCCGGCCCCTTTTGGGTTTGAGGCCCCTGAGGAGGTGGTGCAGCACATCATCCGCAATCTGGGGAATGCACAGGGATACTCTGACCACAAAGGACTGCTAAGTGCACGGGAGGCCGTTAAGCGTTACTACGATGCGAAAGGTGTTGTCAACATCAGCACCGATGATATCTTCCTGGGCAACGGCCTGAGTGAGTTGATTATGCACGCCGTGGAGGCACTGCTGGATGAGGGGGACGAGGTGCTGGTGCCATCGCCGGACTATCCGCTCTGGACGGCTTCCGTGCGCTTTGCCGGTGGCAAGGCTGTACATTACCGTTGCGATGAAGAGGCTGACTGGTTTCCGGACGTGCAGGATATCCGGAGCAAGCTCACGAGCCGCACCCGCGCGCTGGTGCTCATCAACCCAAACAATCCTACAGGGGCCGTATACTCCAGGGAGCTGCTGCAGGAACTGGTGCAACTTGCGGAGGAGCACAACCTGCTTATCTTTTCGGATGAGATCTATGACAAGATTCTGTACGACGAAGTGGCGTTTACTTCCGCTGCCTCCTTGTCGGATGAGGTGGTGTTTGTAACCCTCAGCGGACTTTCCAAGAACTACCTGGCTGCCGGCTTCCGAGCAGGGTGGTTGCTGGTGAGCGGTGCCAGGCACAAAGCGCAGGAATACGTGAACGGACTAAACACCCTGGCCAGCCTGCGGGTGTGCAGCAACGTACCAGCACAGTTTGCCATTGAGGCGGCGCTACAGGGCCAGCAAAGCATGCACACCCTTACCAGCCCAAACGGAAGGCTGGGGCTGCAACGTGCCATCTGCTACGAGAAACTAACGGCTATTCCTGGCGTTACCTGCGTTAAGCCTAAAGGGGCATTTTACATGTTCCCGAAGCTGGACCTGAAGCAGTTTACTGTTTTAGATGACCAGGAATTTGCCCTGAACCTGCTCACAGAGCAGCATGTGCTGCTGGTACCCGGCACAGGCTTTAACTATACGCACCCCGACCATTTCAGGGTAGTGTACCTGCCGGAACCGATAGAACTGTCCCAAACCTTGGAAAGGTTGGCGGACTTTCTGCAGGTGCATCAGGTAACGAAGCTGGAGAAACTAGGGGTTTAGGATTCAAAAAAGATAGAAAGTAAAGAGCCTCAGCAGGAACACCTGCTGAGGCTTTTTAGGTGGAGTGGTTATCTTTTATTTCTTATCTCCTGAATTCTCTACCTCTTAAACTACAAAGTATATTTTCTGCCTTTGTTCTGCTCTTTCAGGTAGTCCATCAGCGGCTGGAAGTAATCTACCATAGCGCGGGCGCTCAGCTCTTCGCCGGTTTTCTCCTTGAGCATCTGGCGCCAGTCAGCTGAGGCGCCCGGGTACATGATGTCGCGCAGGAAGTTGCCTACTTCTTTGCTGCCATAGTAGTTGGTGGCGTGCGGGTCTTGCTTCAGGATGTTTTTAGCGATGTGGTCGTGCAGCTGGAAAAGGATTACATAGCTCATGGCATAATCATAGTATTGCGCCGCATCGTCGTTAATGTGTGTTTTGGTGGCTGCATCCAGGTAATTCTCGCCTCGGTCTGCCGGAGGCACAATGCCTTGATACTTCTTCGTCAGCTCCCACCAACGCTTGTTCAGCTGGTCTGCCGGCAGGTTTTTGGCATAGAAATCATGCTCCCACTCGCTCATCACCCCGGAAGAGAAAGGAATGAAGACCACATAGTTCAGCGCCTCTTTGAGCAGTGTCTGCACCTCGTCCGTCTGCACATCCTTATCTATCAGGTTCAGCTCCGCCAGGAAAGGCTTCTGCATGGCCGCCAGGCCAAGTAATGACCCGACAGCCTCGTGGTAGGCACGGTTGGCGCCCTCACGCAGTAGCACCGGCACATCCGGGTTGGTATAGGTCATGTAATAATAGATGTGGCCCAGCTCGTGGTGGGTGGTCTCATACCACTCTGCGTTCGGCTCCACGCTCATCAGGCAGCGCACGTCCTGATTCAGGTCCATGTGCCAGGCAGAGGCGTGGTTATTTTTCTTATAACCGGCGTTTGGTGGCAGCGGGTACAGGCTCGATTTCGTGTAAAACGACTGTGGCAGTTCCGGAAAACCCATGCTGGTGTAGAAACGCTCCGCCTGCTTTACTTGCCACTCGGCGCCTTTCGGCTTCAGGGCGGCGTCCAGGTCAATGCCTTCTACCTCTACCATCGAGCTCCAGTCCTGTCCCCAGCGGTTAGGCACCCAGTGAGCGGGGAGGTAGTCCGGCACTTCCTTCACACCATACTTCTTTGCCAGCTCATAGCGTGCATAGGTATGCAGTTCGCGGTAGAGCGGGCGCAGCTCCTCATTTATCTGCCGCATCAAATCCATCATCTCCTCCCGCGACATACCATAGTCAGAGGCCTGATAGCTGAAGTAGTCGTCGTAGCCGAGGCTCTGCACTGTTTTATTGCGGAGCTGGCGCAGGTTCAGTAGGCCCTCCTTCAAATTAGGTCCCACTGCCTTGCTGGCGTTCCAGGCATCGAGGCGTTTCTTCAGGTCTGATTCCGTTTTCAGGATGTTATCAATCTCGTTGGTGCTGACCGACTTTTCATAGATGCGGTAATCGAAGCCGTAGAGCTTCTCTGTCTGCTCCGTCTCGGCTTTGATGCGGGCTTTGACCACATCCGGAATGATTTGCGGGTTGTTGGCACCTGCATAGAGTATGGCCTCGTACTGTTTTACCTGCAGGGGCGTCAGCTGGTCTTTTTTCTCCAGCATAGTGCGGGCCATCTGAATGTTCTCGGCGCTTCCGGTAAAGGCGGCAAAAGCTTCGTTGGCGCGGCGGGTGGCGGCTGCATTCGTCGTATCGCCCTCTACGATTTTGGTGTTCGAAGCCCATTCTGCCTCAGCAGAGCGGGTATACAGTTCCTGGTATCTTGTAGAGTACTGGTCCAGAAAGGCCTGTGCCTCCTGCTGCACTTCGGTTATTTCTGCGGTTTGCTCTGTGCCTGCCGTCTCTGTTTTCTGGCTGGAGCAGGCGGAGAGAAGTGCTGCGGCGGTGAGGCCGGTAAAGATTAGTTTTTTCATGGGCTAATTGTGTCTTTGTTTTATCCCTCCAAGCAGCTGTTGAAGGAAAGAATAAATATAAGCAATGGAGCGTAATTTATTGCCTTTTGCCGTTTTTGTAATACTAAATTAATCTTAGATATAAATGTATCTATATTATAATATATACGTATATTTGTTATATTCATACTTATAATTGAAGTATGTCTACAAGAGTGGCATTCCTTTCTATTACATCACAAATTTCTTTTCGGGATTAAGACCTTTTAAAAGCTGGTTAGAGTTTAAGGCCTTTAGTTTTCACCTACTGCAGTGTGGCGCTACTGCTGGTTACGTGTGGACTGTCGACTAAAGCTCACCGCGTGTGGTGTGTGGCCTTAGGATTGGCGCTGTTTTGCTTGCTTCTGATTTATCTAATAATGTAGAATCATTCACCTAACCCCTTATAAACTATATGAAAAAGTTATTCCGCAGTTCAGTTTTAGTTTCGGCCATGCTAGCCTCCACGTTCCTGATTACAGGTTGCGAAAAGGAAATGGATAGTGCCGAGCTGATGAGCAGTTCCTCGAGTGCAGCCAAGGCCGCTGCCGTAACTGCTCAGTCTATCATGGTAGACATTAATGTTAACGCCCCAGCTATTGATGCAGAGGGCACTTGGGTATTTGACAATGTTGCTGCAGCAGCATACTTTTCTGGAGGTACTGCGAACAATAGAAATACGGCTGCGCAGAGACAGAAGTGTGTTTTCTTTAATGGTGGTACATTGGAAGGGGTAAAAATTGGGCAAAACCAGATTACGCCTGTGACAACCAACCCTCTTGCCGCTAAAACAGCCTGGACTCTTGTTTCTGCTGGAAATGGCGTTACAAACTCAGAAGTTACAGTTGATATAGCTATCGCAGGCCAATCTGTAGTCGTAAACAAGGGCAGAGCCAAGTACTCCTTTACCTTACTCGACGAAGAAGGCAATGCCCGCATCAGCGACCTGAAAGTAATGGTTAACGGCCAGGAGGATGTAATTGATCCGGCCTACACTGTTGAAGTCGGCGACGAAACCAACAACTGCTTGGCTGATGTCTTCTATACAGCAAACGCAGGCACATTTGGCCGAGCTACCTATGCCTTGTTAACAGACATGACCATGGGAGAGATTATAAGCCAGAATGCCTTCAGTAGCACCTCTGCCTGTGGCAATGCCTCCGTCGCTAAACTTGACCAGCTGAACTATAGCTTACCGGCCGGTACCTATACCATTACGGTAACAGGTACAGTAAAAGGTAACGCTGGCATGGCCTCGACCCCTTTTGAAGTGACACAGACAGTTACCGTTGGGGATTGCAACT is a window of Pontibacter kalidii DNA encoding:
- a CDS encoding SIR2 family NAD-dependent protein deacylase, with amino-acid sequence MDAQKKKLVVLTGAGISAESGIATFRDANGLWEGHDVMEVASPQGWQKNPELVLDFYNQRRKNAHTVKPNAAHEALADLEKDFDVRIITQNVDDLHERAGSTNVIHLHGKLFESRSTLDPSLVYPIEGWELKKGDKCERGSQLRPNIVWFGEAVPMMEVAIAETLQADIFLVVGTSLVVYPAAGLVDYVDHEVPIFVVDPNLPSIRVRPNLHRYEEKASTGMEKVAKLLREKYK
- a CDS encoding AAA family ATPase; this translates as MQAIIFCGIQASGKSTFYRERFFNSHVRISLDLLRTRHRELLFLETCLKSQTRYVVDNTNPTRAERAKYIGMAKAAKYEVVGYYFETSSEEAVRRNSQRAGRFLIPVKGIYGTRKRLEVPGLSEGYDKLYLVRLRPWGEYEVRQVAE
- a CDS encoding M2 family metallopeptidase, with amino-acid sequence MKKLIFTGLTAAALLSACSSQKTETAGTEQTAEITEVQQEAQAFLDQYSTRYQELYTRSAEAEWASNTKIVEGDTTNAAATRRANEAFAAFTGSAENIQMARTMLEKKDQLTPLQVKQYEAILYAGANNPQIIPDVVKARIKAETEQTEKLYGFDYRIYEKSVSTNEIDNILKTESDLKKRLDAWNASKAVGPNLKEGLLNLRQLRNKTVQSLGYDDYFSYQASDYGMSREEMMDLMRQINEELRPLYRELHTYARYELAKKYGVKEVPDYLPAHWVPNRWGQDWSSMVEVEGIDLDAALKPKGAEWQVKQAERFYTSMGFPELPQSFYTKSSLYPLPPNAGYKKNNHASAWHMDLNQDVRCLMSVEPNAEWYETTHHELGHIYYYMTYTNPDVPVLLREGANRAYHEAVGSLLGLAAMQKPFLAELNLIDKDVQTDEVQTLLKEALNYVVFIPFSSGVMSEWEHDFYAKNLPADQLNKRWWELTKKYQGIVPPADRGENYLDAATKTHINDDAAQYYDYAMSYVILFQLHDHIAKNILKQDPHATNYYGSKEVGNFLRDIMYPGASADWRQMLKEKTGEELSARAMVDYFQPLMDYLKEQNKGRKYTL
- a CDS encoding TonB-dependent receptor plug domain-containing protein, whose product is MYEERKGGNKLDLPADRADQSEYRLHNILVGSFNWDHQLENSNSSFSLYGSGQNTKRTHYTGINQSDGWGRTRSHTLQGGFQYNHNVSNFLGGSNTFTMGAEHLYDNTFDEIAAYNYLIDQKNNLAGLFLQSDWNVSPTFTILAGVRASKHDKVEKLMLTPRLNMLYKLGTTTQLRGSYARGFRAPQAFETDLHIAFAGGGISLIQLDPELREETSDALNASLDFNKPSERMIYGFTVDAFYTRLYHAFVLEEIGMDEQGNQQLLRTNGSPSTVKGMTLEGRLNYDQRFQVETGLTVQRSRYDAPVAWSSEIAGTRKYTRTPDLYGYYVLTLLPQSRFNATFSGVLTGPMLVPHFAGAPGVVEDKLHTSPTFVENNLKLAYRFTIKSIKQDLQLHAGVQNILNAYQKDFDTGPYRDSNYVYGPARPRTLFFGLRFGLL
- a CDS encoding TonB-dependent receptor yields the protein MRNSLLLLFSFVTITASAQEASILGLVMSETGKPVPFATVLLEGTPWGTTTDLGGNYALGDLPAGKYEVQVKAIGYKRAQQTVQVAADTLVTMDFILQESHATLHEVVVTGTRTERRRLESPVAVNVLDSRTFGFTQSNTLSEGLCFQPGLRMETDCQTCNYTQLRINGLGGSYSQVLVNSRPIFISLMSLYGLEQLPANMVERVEVVRGGGSVLYGSSAIAGTVNIITKEPTESTYTLSTNSAVIDGAAWDHILNANVNTVNEEQHAGFSFFASHRNREAFDANGDGFSELTQLHNNSFGFNTFFKPTDRDKVEVNG
- a CDS encoding DoxX family protein, with amino-acid sequence MAFFKDRILATHDTWGLTIVRVMLGLVMWPHGAQKLFGWFGGYGPAAFMASFEKVSGMPGWLGWLVIIIEFVGAICLILGFWVRLWGLAFIGLFVGIILALHLPYGFFMNWGGNQPGEGYEYHLLVIGMAWALAVGGAGKLSIDRSMANQERKF
- a CDS encoding riboflavin synthase; its protein translation is MFTGIIEALGRVTAIEDEQTNKHFTLTSPFINELKIDQSVAHNGVCLTVVRINGEEYTVTAIDETLRKTNLHSLKVGDPVNLERCMQANGRFDGHVVQGHVDQTGVCEEVKDENGSWVFTFSYDTSQGNVTVEKGSICVNGISLTVVNSREDRFSVAIIPYTFEHTNLHTVKPGDTVNLEFDIIGKYVARLLGKS
- a CDS encoding pyridoxal phosphate-dependent aminotransferase: MIKSSKRLHHVSYALRGPLYERANELELAGQRITKLNIGNPAPFGFEAPEEVVQHIIRNLGNAQGYSDHKGLLSAREAVKRYYDAKGVVNISTDDIFLGNGLSELIMHAVEALLDEGDEVLVPSPDYPLWTASVRFAGGKAVHYRCDEEADWFPDVQDIRSKLTSRTRALVLINPNNPTGAVYSRELLQELVQLAEEHNLLIFSDEIYDKILYDEVAFTSAASLSDEVVFVTLSGLSKNYLAAGFRAGWLLVSGARHKAQEYVNGLNTLASLRVCSNVPAQFAIEAALQGQQSMHTLTSPNGRLGLQRAICYEKLTAIPGVTCVKPKGAFYMFPKLDLKQFTVLDDQEFALNLLTEQHVLLVPGTGFNYTHPDHFRVVYLPEPIELSQTLERLADFLQVHQVTKLEKLGV